CAAATTTTCTACCTCCCAGGTTGAATAACCTCTGCATGTAGTGGAATGTTAATATAATAGTAAGTTAGTAACTATAACACCAAAATTTGTAGGAGaaatatttagaaacaaaacaaaggactttataaaattataatgctgGTAAATATTACAATGAGTTGAACTCTGAGTTTTGATATCATGATGGTCACAAAGATTCCGCCTCCACCAGAGGCATAGTTTACACCCTTCAGAACTATTGGTCCAATTGTGGAGGGTGCCAAATAATGTGGGGTGAAACCATTACCAAATTCCTGACCTAGTGGAGCAACAAAAACTCATTAgacaaaacaaataatagtatattaataataaactaaGTAGCATGGGAAAAAATGTATAAGAATATCCTATGAGACTAATTATCAATGAAGGGAACTTAATGTGTAATGTGTCCTTTTGATCAATTTTGTGCTCTAGAACACAATATTATGAGAGAAATAGAGCAATATGGATAcaacttataaaagaaaaaattacatgAACTTAAAAGTAGAAAGAACTGAAACCACTACCACTAACGAGCCTTTCAGCCTTCTAAATTTATTCATAGACTGAGAAGAGAGAGTTATAGCATTCAGAAAGTTGAAGTTTTAATACCTAGTAGTAGCTAATATTTCCCTTCTCATTGATGGTGCATGGTATGGAAAACTCTATCCTACTATGACTGTGTGAGCTATTGTTAATGCAATGATGATAGTACAAGACAACATCACAAGAGGATCTACTCTAGAATAGATTATGTGTATGAAGCAAATAGAGGAATCACCATAAGATGAAGCCTAGTGTATAAATTTATGATACAATCAGTTTTTAACACATATATGTACATTATATCTTACCAAATGCACACGAACAAATCAATTTTTGGAGCTttgtttgttggatcaagtagcctcggaataattaagaggggggttgaattaattattaatgtgtcttgactaattaaaaatttatcattcttaatgttactagattcaactaggcttttactactaagttaagaaagtaaagaacataaatgacccgtgcctacatccagtccccaagcaaccaatggttcttgagatttctttcaaccttgtaaaatcctttacaagccaaagatccacaagggatgtaccctcccttgttctctttgaacaaccaagtggatgtaccctccacttgaactaatccacaagagatataccctctcttgttcttagtataacaacccaagtagatatactctctacttgtgccacaaaggatgtaccctccaatgtgttagaaCAAATAATTCTTAGGCGattagtcccttgaattctctgtggggggatacaaaagatagctcaagcggttagtcctttgaaatcttttatataaagggaaagggaaaaagatatctcaggcgattagtcctttgaaatcttttgtcaagagggagaagggaagaaacaaaagaattctcaggcggttagtcctttgaatcttttggcaagagaaagaaagttaatgaagaagaagagtagcacaagtttttgaacaatgaacttttcttggaagagaaaatattgaacaaaaactctatgAAAGAAATCCGTTGATCATAAAAAGAAATCAATCTTTTAGAATGAAAGGAATTAGTCTTAGTTGTAtatgaaattcgtgccatggtcacatatttataatcatttgatgactcaaattaaagtttgtgacttttggcaatttctttaaaaatagtcactttaaaagttgtgactctttttgaaaaactagtcacttaaaaaagttatgacttttgaaaaaatctttagaaacaagtcactttaagaattgtgacttttggaaatttatttttcgaaatcagtcactggtaatcgattaccattatagtgtaatcgattacacatcaaaagatgtgactcttcatgtttaaatttgaaaattaaaatgtttagaaacattggtaatcgattacaagtattgtgtaatcgattatacaagtttgaaatgatttgaaaatgttttatcactagttgtgactcttgaaatttgaaatctaacgtttttaaacattggtaatcgattacatgctcatggtaatcgattacagctttgtaaatcatttttgaaaacaatgctggctactggtaatcgattactagcttctagtaatcgattaccagagagtaaaactctttggtaaaagattttgtgaaaaattcttgtgctactcaatgttttgaaaatctttttttgtatttatcttgattgagtcttctcttgattcttgaaccttgagtcttgaatcttgatcttgattattcttgaatcttgattcttgaaacttgattgaatcttgaaacttgattattcttgaatcttgattctttgaaacttaattcttgaagctttttgactcctgattctttggaacttgcttaactcttgattctttggcatcatcaaaataatcttggaagtcattgcttccacattgTTATCAAACAAGATCACACCTGTTAGAGCTATTAAACAATAATAACCTCACATTTCTAGCACTAAGTCAATTGAGCACTTGAACTTGCAAAAACAACAAGTGGATTAACTCATAAAATTTGACAATTTTGCGGACATTTCATGTGCAGTGGTGTATCTAAGACAACCTAACCTGCAGGAGAGATTtatgaaatgaaatatattttagtcaCCAAAGTAAGATAATAGAAGATTTTAGTGctaattgaaatataataaattgagaATAATGGAGACAACACAGTGATAGAGAGCAAACCATTATATGGTGATAACACTATAGACATTAGCCAGTGCACCTGAAACCAGAACCAAAACTAGAGCATTAATGATGCAAATGCAACACACTCTGAGAAAATTTTGGAGAAGAAAAGACATTGTAACTTAGTGAAAATGTTTCAAGGCTAGTGATGCTAACATGCTCCTCCAGATCATTGTCACCAGAATTTCTCAAAGTAACTTCAAGATCATTAAATGTGTCCAACCTTCTAAGTAGAGAAGATATTTTGTGAAAGTGAAATGTTGGCATCATGTGTGAATACTGAAGTTTACAGCTCTGAGAGTTTCTTACAAGTTGAATTAGTTACTTACCACAACATAGGTTAAGCCTTCATGAAAATGATCTGTTGCAGCTGCTATAGTACACAATGTAATGTCTAGAAGAGAGTAAACAACTGAGAGGAAAACAAGAACATAGAAAAGGAAAACCACATAATTAGAATATAAGTccctttcaaaattaaaataggaaattgacaaattaaatttaccaagagaaaaaatatttagggTAAATTCAAGGATATTTCATTACTATACCTGCAGCTTCTTAACTAAAACTTCATCACGCTTTTTAGCGAGTTCATCTCGTGCAATATCCATAAAATGTTCAAAGAAGTCATCCTATGTGATcatgaatattatattataatacaaTGAATATAAGCCAAGAAAAAAATGGTGTTTTTGAAGAGTACATTATCATTGGGAATTGATTGCTGCAAGGAAGAAGAAAACTCGTCTTTGATATGCATTTGTACAATTATGGGTAAACCCTAAATTAGTTTTTAGAGTCAGTCACTTTAGTCCCTGACTTTTAAAGATTCTtatttagtccctgactttgtagTCATTCATTGTAGTCCTTAACGTCAGTAATAAATGAGATAGAAAAGGGCTAAAGACTAAGGAgagtgcctttttacaaaatttgGGAATAGATTTTAAAAAGGGACAAAAGGGACTATAgtgattgatgaatataatcTTAGGGACTAATTTAAGGGTTTACTCATACAATTACAATGTCTTTATTGAATCAGCTGAACATTTCCTTCCAATGAATAAATCATCAAACACCCAAAACTCAGGAAGTTCAAAACAAAGACTTCTATTTTGCAAAAGCTTTTTTTCAGCACACAAGATCTTAAATAGAATACAGATACACAAGGGGGactttgatttgaaaaaaatgtctcTTGTTTCCATTTTAACTACACAAGATCTTACGAGTTATGATTAATGGGAATCATTGTAACTTGGAAAGATTTCCAAAACAGATAAGTATTATAATGCTTGTGAATGCTTTTCCACTGTATTTTTCCTGTATCAAGCATTCCAACTTTACTTCTCTCACCAATGCAATATATAACAAGATCACCATCTTTTGGAAGCACACAACCACAGATTCATTGTGTCTTCACTTCAATCTTGCAAAGTAAAGTTGCAAATGTGCAATATGAAAGAGGGAAGAAACTTATACAACTTAATGAAAATTTAgtgaaaaaatcaaatttttgtcttctttctaaggagtataatataattataaccaTTCACATTATTTTTACAGGAATCTAAAATTAGACGTTCAATTAacccaagaaagaaaaatgaagaaagctGAAAATTGCAGTCCACTTTTCccatcaaagaaaaaaaggcaATTAAGATACCTAGCCACCCTTATTCAGTTGATCCCCCTTTTCTTCTAGTAGGGGAAAAAGAAAGTTGAATGATTAAGCGTAATGGAAAAGTTtgataataacaacaaaaaaaggaatCTACTATGTTCTTtcatgaaactaaaaaaaataaaaaatttggaataaaagcaaaaataaataaaagaagtaacATCAGagcatgaaataaaaaaatctggaataaaagaaaaaataaatttgctaTGTTCTAtcatgaaactaaaaaaaagaatcatgaAAGCAGAAAAGGAAGCTATGAAGTCTGAACGCATAAATGGAAGCACACCTCGAACAAACGTTGGAAACTTCGTTGAAGGATGCCGAGGGAACTCCAAAACCAAAAGAGGGAATGCTGAAATCTGAAGGAGTGTTGACATCTCACTGCTGCTCTGGAGGAGCTCTAACATCTCGCTGTCGCTCTAGAGGAGCTCGTCGTTGTCGCTATTGGTTGTGGAAGGAGAAGACGTAAATGAAAACGGTGGAAGGATATATTTTGTGTGAGGTTAGGGCAGAAATAAAAAGGGTGTATGAGGAGAACCACACAGCCTGAGACTAATTTCAAAGACAGTTTTAAGATACATGATTTTTAAGAGGATTTTAACAAAACTatctttgaaaatttaatttataagatgatttttataaaaccgtTGTCGTACATTTCTcgttatttacaaaattgccaccgcttgacattctaagacggttttatgGGAACCATCTTAGAAGGTGCATtgtaaaaaaccatttttttagtagtgtctaTTCCCATtctatttatttgatttcatAGTACTATgccaattatttgtttatttttgtaaatccaCATTAGTATTCTTTAGTACATGCTTACGTTCCATGCACTCCATGTTGGGTCTTTGACTTGCTTTGTGGTGTTTCAATAACgtgtgagtaaattttgtgaatgtcatgttgggtctctgacttgcttgactttgcaaagtttaccacaaaactaaagtcttttctaaaaaaggtaaaattctcaaataaatgatcactcaattcttctttttcatGTTCCGCGCATTCCATGTTGGATCTCTGACTTGCTTGGCAGTGCTTTAATAAAgtgtgagtaaattttgtgaGTGACATGCtaagtctctgacttgcttgaattcacaaagtttaccacaaaaccaaaatcttttaaaaaataataaaataaaataaaatcaacctaGCCCAAGCTCTTTTTCTACAAAAAACTACGTAAGTGTGATTTCCTCATTACACCtagggatacgtaggagcaagggtaaACCACTTGTCAacctaaaaaagtaaaaaaaacaaaaaaaaaacaaaatttcttctatttctaagaaaaattctttctttttttcctaaataaacaaaaagataacatACATAATTCATGTTCTCAAGggacaataataattaaaaagtcactttatttttagcacactcgattaaaggttgtcgtcttcATGACGGGCGTGTGGGTTGCTAACACCTTCTCCGTGTGTAAacgaattttgaatatttttttctcaaattgtagaccattccttatctttttatttttcccaatgttttccttaaataaacgttgatGGAGACTTCCCAAGTTTTCCTTTTCTGGGAAAcaatttatctaattttatttcGTCGTCCCATCGTGGCCCACGCTGCAACACACACCTTAGAGAAATCACTTTGTAAGTTAGTTATTGAAACTTGATATCATTTTCAATTACCATTATATGACGTATTTTCTATCATGCATTGTTAGTTTCATTTTGTCatgttatctttgttttctaaaattcaTGTAATATGTCAAAGTTTGCTTTTTGAGGATTTATGATTGCATCACTACCACGAGACATGGCTTTCCCAAGAGCTATATACATTGACAATCATAAGACTAGCTAGCTATCATGCATCTTTGTCAATGCAAAATGATGAACCAGATTCATCTCCAATCTCTCATTCACAATACATTGCAGTAGGATAGTCAAGAAGGAAATTGAAGAATGGTATTACACACACTGAGACCAATTGTCTACTCTCTAGAACTTAGAAAACCTGAGGCCAATTGACTTAGTCACTGTCAACAACTACCAAAATATAATCAATACTTTTTCATTGTTCACTCACTAATTAGACCCTGAGTTTTTGGAAGTAGAAAGAAAGCAATGAGCACTAGAACACAAGTTGCAATAAGTTTAACTGAGTTTAGCCTTTGGAGTACATGTAGAATCAAAAAAGCTATAGCCATAGTCATACAAGAATGGAATTCATCAACAGTAacacaacaaacaacaaaattcCAACCAATCACACTCACAGTCACAAAGCATCATCAAACAAAAATACCTTAAATCAAAAGAACTCATGAACACTAGGTGATTGCTCCTCACCTTTTAAACTCGGAGCGCGCCTTCATGCTTGCTCTACTATACATTCCTCCCTTTTCTACCACAACAAGAAGCAAAAGAGGACTCGTGAACAGTAAGGACATAATAATCTACAGAAGGAACAAAATAAAGAGCAAAGACAGCCATGAAAGAACATAAAGGAACTTGAGCAATAGTGAGTAGggagaaagaaagaacaaaacaatGGGCAAAGCGACAGGAAAGACAGAACAAAACAGCGGGCAATGCCTTGCAGCTATGGCAACGCAGTGGGCCGAGGATCGTCGCGAGTGACACTGGTGAGGCTGAGGACCATCATGAGTGAGGGTATGATGGTGAGAGTAGTGAGCTTTTGTGAAGGGTTTAAGGATTGAACAAAGACCGCGAAAAGGGTTggggtttttatttatttgggtTAAAACACAAACAAGAAGCAAAGGAGGACTTGTGAACAGTAAGGACATAATAATCTACAAAAGGAACAAAATAAAGAGCAAAGACAACCATGAAAGAGCATAAAGGAACTTGAGCAATAATGAGTAGggagaaagaaagaacaaaacaatGGGCAAAGCGACGGGAAAGACATAACAAAACAGCGGGCAATGCCTTGCAGCTATGGCGACGCAATGGGCTGAGGATCGTCGCAAGTGACACTAGTGAGGCTGAGGATCGTCATGAGTGAGGGTACGATGGTGAGAGTAGTGAGCTTTGGTGAAGGATTTAGGGATTGAACAAAGACCGCGAAAAAGGTTtgggtttttatttatttgggtTAAAacacaacattggttttctaaAAACCAATGTCAACGACCTCATGTTATTTACGAGTATGTCATCacatttttgttaacatcgattttgttaaaaaaaatgatgttaaaatcATTCTTTCTAGTAGTGCATGAATGCAAAATGTATGGAAGGTTTTTATTTAGGCTTATGATTTTCCTATATCATTTTAGCTTATTCCAGTATGTTTCACCACCAATCTTATGAATAATAAttctactattattattattattattattattattattattattttagcatTTATGAAACTTGTGATGTAAAATGTATGACCATAAGAATATATGAAATTGAAATAGCATGTGGCTATgaatagaaattaattattttttttaataaaaaaacattttaagacagtttcaattgtttttaaaaaaaatgatattctaagatgatttttcaaaaaaatcgtcttaaaatccttaattttttcaatttttttaaaaagacattttaaaacAGTTCATTCAAAAAATGTCTTAGAAAATAAACCTTTTATTTTGGGAAAATAAACGTAGAAAGTAaactttttaagatgattttctgGATGGTTTTTCGAAAAACCTTCTTagaaagtaaattaaattaatttcattcaaaaaccttctaagataattttttaaaaaactatcttaaaatttgtattttttaaattttaaaaaaaagatattttaagacAATTATGAAACATAATTGTCTTagaaattatattcttttagtACAGTTTAAAAATcgtcataaaaattattttgactttataaaaaatctttcaaaaccattgtaaaaaatacttttgaagtAGTGTTAAAGTTGTTttataatacataaattaaaataaatttttagaagtcaacaaaaaattttcataaagttaaactgcataaattaattttaattttatagaaaagtagtttaatttaaattgttctcttatttccttctcttttttttttagaataatttattcGAACAAaacctaaaatatatattagtaagAAGGATAaaactgaaagaaaaaaaaaattccctgcataaaactaatttaaattctcttcccttaatttgTCTTGTACACGTACAGTAAGAAACAGCCAAATTTCACAGAAAATTAAAACTTCAGAGATAGGAAAAAGCCAATCTCTGCTCTAATTAACCAAAAAACGGAAATCcaacaataacagaaaacaaaCTTTTTCTCGGTACTAGGTGGAGTGGTTAATCTTCCATGGTGATGCATGTAGCTAGTGTTCTTCACATGTCTCATCATCACTCGCTGCTACTCTTCTTGGTATTGTTGTTTTCCTCGTTGTTGAGGAAGTCAAGCAACACAGTACTCTTGCACTTGGGGCATTTGGGATCAACCTCCGACAACATAACATACATGAGGCACCGAGGACAGCCCACGAGAAGCATTGCCCTTGTCTCTTCAGCCTCGGAGGATACACACGAGCTCTCCAACGATTGAACCGACACCGGCGACGACATCGATGACTCTGTGGGCGACAGCTCCGAAGAAGATATAATTGAGGTTGCTGCTGCCCTTGGTGGGGACAAGTTCAGCCTAAGCTCCAACCTTGGACTCCTTACTCTTTTGCTCATGATCTCTCTTTCACAATATTAACCTAAAACAAAGTGGTGTGAGTGTGACTCTTCTTCACTTTGAGCATAGGGTATTTAGTTATATATGTAGAGCTAGAGAAGTTATTTAAAGGGATAGGAACGAATTGAAGTGAGGAAAAGCATACAGAGGGAGGCGATTGATTGAAAGTAAATGCCAAATTTAATGGTAAGTACAAGTGGAGAAGCACAGAAGAGAACAAGCAACAGGAGACATATGAGACAACTCCAATAGTCCAATGTGATATGTCCATGGCCACCTGCGCATGCATATAACTTCTAAAATTGTACGGTTATACTAATAGACgctagtttgtttttttttttttaaacaatccgaaaaaaagttttgttataaattatattattttaataataattattctaaagcatattaataataattattttattttataaaactcttACGTTAAGAATACATATCTATTAAACTGCATGTATCATGCAAGCATTTAAGCCTGCCATATGTCACAATGTTCAAACTTAAGAATTGTTGgagacattttttttcataagccaaaattttattaaaaaaaagtgttaaaaggGATATtccaaattcatatatatatatatatatatatatatatatatatatatatatatatatatatatgtatgtatatatattataattattgaagATTTCTAAATTTTCCTTATAAATGCTTATCAGTTTAAGTCATACATACTACTTGATTTTTCCTAATCaggtataatattttaaatttaagttttgtaaatgaaataaataactgttaaattatttttatcagttTAACATTAAGGGTAAATTGGCTATCAAAAACATTACTAGTAAATAAGTGGTAAATTATTTACTCAATAAATTCAACTGAAATTAATAAAGATTGGTTGTTGGAAGCTATCCTGATGTTTCGCAATCCTaacctttattttaaaaaaaaaagagagattcaaattgaatttcaaatacGGAAGTCttaacaaaaatgtaattcacGTACCATATCTAAACCAAAGAGAGGTATTAGTTCAACAGGAAATGCAATAGTGATCATATCTAAACCAAACAGAGATATTAGTTCAACAGGAAGTGAAATAGTGTCCATGGAGCCCTAATAAAGAAAGTATACCTAACAATTGACATCAAACTcatcaaaagaagaaagaatcgTCCATTAAAACTAGTGAAACGATATACTTAACTATCTCCACCAGATTCTAATTAAGAACAGAGTGATCGAGGTGTGGTAAACAAACCAAACTTTACCAAACCAATAAGACCAAATCGTGAATAGTCCACCTTCATGTTTTATGTAGCTGACAATTTTCAAAGTTTGTTGGTCTTCGTCATATTAATTGAATTATGAATAACATTGATTTGCATAACAAATTCGTCAAGCGCATAAATAGTTACTACGTTATTTTCGTTTGTACAATTAGAGTAATTGTAGACTAAATTTTACATGAATAGAAATTGAATATCTTTcatgaaaaaaatcaaaaattagttttctttaaatagtttattttcctttaaaaaatagttttttttacagaattctTTAAATAGCttttgaaaactacaaaataaaatacagtCAAACATATACTAATTATGTTTCCATGTACTGTAAAATGCTAGGttagtatgtatatatatatatatatataatttgctaCTCAAGActtatattcaaatattcaagGTAAATGATTAAGACATctctatatttttcttattatttgctCGAGgccatattaattaatgaaatccATAAGTTGGAAAAATATTTGACAATTCCCCAAATTTAGGATCTCTTATCATGCCTTCTGATTGGTCATTTAACTATGATATACTGTAGTAATAATTTTCCTTCGGATAAGTACTCAGACGAGTCAAcctatatttaatttatgttatttttttatatttaagataacatataattaatatttatttatgcatggaatattttaaaaacggTTGGTTTCTAAGAGATAAACTCTTACACATgcaataattcaaaaaaaatattaaagatgaaattttcatattaataatcTTTTTACGATCGTTCTGTCTCACTAAAACACATGTATTTTGAAAAGTGTgtattttgtttcccctttttatcaataatatatCCATGTGAATTGCAATACACGGATTAACACAAGATGAATTATTCATTGATACTGATCTAAATTAAGATTAATGTTTTACGAAATAATGCAAGCTTTTGTATGatgcttaattatatatagtagttgtgaaaaatataatattaattcaatactattgatttgtaatataccaaagtttcataaaataatacacACACAATGGTGGATCTTGGACCCGGGCCGGTCAGCAAGgacaaactattatttttaaaaatctctaaggacaaactattattttttaaaatctaacataaaaatgagaGAGTGAgttcaaacacaaaaacaaaaagtgtaacatataaaactttaaaataaatatttatgattttttaaaataagtgggTATATTTGTTTACCCTCCCATGAAAATAAGTCATAAAgttcaaacatataaaattagagggtaaaaaatataaattttatgaaaaatatatgtgaCTTTATGAAAATGAGGTGGTGCATTGTCCTCCCTTACACAAGAATAGGTCTGCATATAcactatttaaataaattaaaatactaatcaattaataatttgttcattacaaactttatttttcttgttttttttttttttaatgtagcgTGATTAAAAGTGTGTATATCTAAGTGGATGCAATataaaatgattgaatttatataaaaaaatattacaatagtTTGAAGGAATTTTGGTAGCTAGCATAgagaaaatattagaaaatgtgaaattaaacaaatataatatgcTCTATACTGACAACGATTTTTCTGTTAAATTCATCCTTTTCATGTTAAATTCATCACTTAAATACTATTTTGTAGAGAAAttagttttttcatttaaaaaatgtcagATAATATCAGTTCGATGTTGGGTTTACATCtgttaatataacttttatcgaacaataattaaattgttaatcTAACAGAAAAAAGTGTTAACgtaaattcataatatttatcaaatagtttaatttattcggcacattttatacaaaaaataatccTTAATTTATACAAAGCATATATCAAtgcaaataattaatcttaattctTAACAGAATTTCCGTCAAATTATGACAATTTTGATATATAGCGTGTtgaataagattaatttaaacttaaaaattcaTCATGATTAGAGAATGAAGTGTGTACATGGATTTTGTACAACAAAAACGACCATATATGACATTTAAATACAAATGAAAGTGATATTAGCTAACTAAGCATATATATAGTTACTTGAAACAAATTtaactcaaaaaaatataactgtgcGCAGG
The nucleotide sequence above comes from Glycine soja cultivar W05 chromosome 11, ASM419377v2, whole genome shotgun sequence. Encoded proteins:
- the LOC114373138 gene encoding uncharacterized protein LOC114373138 translates to MSKRVRSPRLELRLNLSPPRAAATSIISSSELSPTESSMSSPVSVQSLESSCVSSEAEETRAMLLVGCPRCLMYVMLSEVDPKCPKCKSTVLLDFLNNEENNNTKKSSSE